Within the Comamonadaceae bacterium OTU4NAUVB1 genome, the region ACGGCCGCCTGGTGTTCGTCTTCAGCCAGGACTTCACCGTCTTCGGCGGCGCGCTGTCGGAGGCGCACGCCGAGAAGATCTGCAAGGTGATGGACCAGGCCATGAAGGTCGGCGCGCCGGTGATCGGCCTGAACGACTCGGGCGGCGCGCGCATCCAGGAGGGCGTGGCCTCGCTGGGCGGCTACGCCGACGTGTTCCAGCGCAACGTGCTCGCCAGCGGCGTGGTGCCGCAGATCAGCATGATCATGGGCCCGTGCGCGGGCGGCGCGGTGTACTCGCCGGCCATGACCGACTTCATCTTCATGGTGCGCGACAGCTCCTACATGTTCGTCACCGGCCCGGAGGTCGTGAAGACCGTCACGCACGAGGACGTGACGGCCGAGGAACTGGGCGGCGCGCTCACGCACACCACCAAGAGCGGCGTGGCCGACATGGCCTTCGACAACGACGTCGAGGCGCTGATGATGCTGCGCCGGCTCTACAACTACCTGCCGCTGAACAACCGCGAGAAGCCGCCGGTGCGCCCGAGCGGCGACCCCGCCGAGCGCGCCGACGCCTCGCTCGACACGCTGGTGCCGGACAACGCCAACAAGCCCTACGACATGCTCGAGCTGATCACCAAGGTGGTCGACGACGGCGACTTCTTCGAACTGCAGCCCGACTACGCGAAGAACATCGTCATCGGCTTCGCGCGCATGGAAGGCCAGAGCGTGGGCATCGTGGCCAACCAGCCGCTGGTGCTGGCGGGCTGTCTGGACATCCGCTCGTCGATCAAGGCGGCGCGCTTCGTGCGTTTCTGCGACGCCTTCAACATCCCGGTGATCACCTTCGTGGACGTGCCCGGCTTCATGCCCGGCACCAGCCAGGAGTACGGCGGCATCATCAAGCACGGCGCCAAGCTGCTCTACGCGTACGCCGAATGCACGGTGCCCAAGATCACCGTCATCACGCGCAAGGCCTATGGCGGCGCCTACGACGTGATGGCGTCCAAGCACCTGCGCGGCGACGTGAACCTGGCCTGGCCACGCGCGGAGATCGCGGTGATGGGCGCCAAGGGCGCCGTCGAGATCATCTTCCGCGAGGACAAGCACGATCCGGAGAAGCTCGCCGCGCGCGAGGCCGAGTACAAGGCCCGCTTCGCCAACCCGTACGTGGCGAGCACGCGCGGCTACATCGACGACGTGATCCTGCCGAGCGAGACGCGCCGGCGCATCTGCCGCAGCCTGGTCATGCTGCGCGCCAAGAAGCTCGAGAACCCGTGGCGCAAGCACGGCAACATCCCTTTGTGAACGACTGGCTCGCCCCCAGTCTTCGCGCACTTCGTGTCGCTTTGCCAACCCCCTACCGGGGGCAACACCAGCAGCCCGGCAAAGCCGGTTCTGCGCTGTTTCCCGAACAGACTCTCTGACGGACGGAACCATGTTTAAAAAAATCCTGATCGCCAACCGTGGCGAGATCGCCTGCCGCGTCATCAAGACCGCCCGGAAGATGGGCATCGCGACGGTGGCGGTGTATTCGGACGCCGACCGCGACGCGCGCCACGTGGAGCTGGCCGACGAGGCCGTGCACATCGGCGCGTCGCCCAGCCGCGAGAGCTACCTGCGGGCCGACCGCATCATCGAGGCGTGTCGCCGGACCGGCGCCGAGGCGGTGCATCCGGGCTACGGCTTCCTGTCGGAGAACGAGGCCTTCGCGCGCGAGGTCGAGGAAGCCGGCATCGTCTTCATCGGGCCGAAGCACCATTCGATCGCGGCCATGGGCGACAAGATCGCCTCGAAGAAGCTGGCCAAGGCGGCGAACGTCAACACCATCCCCGGCTGGAACGACGCCATCGAGACGGCCGAGCGCGCCGTCGAGATCGCTCGGGACGTCGGCTACCCGGTGATGATCAAGGCGTCGGCGGGCGGCGGCGGCAAGGGCCTGCGCGTGGCCTTCGACGACAAGGAGGCCTTCGAGGGCTTCACGGCGTGCCGCAACGAGGCGCGCAACTCCTTCGGCGACGACCGCGTCTTCATCGAGAAGTTCGTCGAGGAGCCGCGCCACATCGAGATCCAGGTGCTGGGCGACTCGCAGGGCCAGGTCATCTACTTGAACGAGCGCGAGTGTTCGATCCAGCGGCGCCACCAGAAGGTGATCGAGGAGGCGCCGTCGCCCTTCATCAGCGATGCGACCCGGCGCGCGATGGGCGAGCAGGCCGTCGCGCTGGCCAGGGCCGTGAACTACCAGAGCGCGGGCACGGTGGAGTTCGTGGTCGGCAAGGACCAGGGCTTCTACTTCCTGGAGATGAACACCCGGCTGCAGGTGGAGCATCCGGTGACCGAGTGCATCACCGGACTCGACCTGGTCGAGCTGATGATCCGCGTGGCCGCCGGCGAGCCGCTGCCGCTGACGCAGGCCGAGGTGAAGCGCGACGGCTGGGCCATCGAGTGCCGCATCAACGCGGAGGACCCGTTTCGCAACTTCCTGCCGTCCACCGGCCGGCTGGTGAAGTTCCAGCCGCCCCGGGAGACGATGTTCGCCGCCGACACGGCGCACCTGCACGGCGTGCGCGTGGACACCGGGGTCTACGACGGCGGCGAGATCCCGATGTTCTACGACTCGATGATCGCCAAGCTGATCGTGCACGGGCGCGACCGCGCGCACGCGATCGCGCGGATGCGCGAGGCGCTCGACGCCTTCGTCATCCGGGGCGTCGGCAGCAACATCCCGTTCCAGGCCGCGCTGCTCGCGCACCCGAAGTTCGTCGCCGGCGACTTCAACACCGGCTTCATCGCCGAGCACTACGGCCAGGGCTTCCGCGCCGAGGACGTGGTGCACGAGGACCCCGACTTCCTCGTCGCGCTCGCGGCCTTCATGCACCGGCGCTACCGGGCGCGCGCCTCGGGCATCAGCGGCCAGCTCGAGGGCCACGGCGTGAAGGTCGGCGAGCGTTTCGTCGTCGTCACCCTGGGCACCGGCGGCGAGAACGTCCACACGCCGGTCTCGGTCACCGACTTCAAGGGCAAGACCGGCTCCAGCGCGGTGCAGGTGGGCGACAGGACCTACCAGATCGACAGCGCGGCCCTGCTGGGCGACCCGCGCGTGGAGGGCGTCGTCAACGACCGGCCGTTCTTCGCCCAGGTCGAGCGCGGCGCGGGGCGCAACCCGCTCGCGCTGCGCGTGGCGCACCACGGCACGCGCATCGACGCCGTGGTGCTGTCGCCGCTGGGGGCGCGGCTGCACGCGCTCATGCCCTACAAGGCGCCACCGGACCTGAGCAAGTTCCTGATGTCGCCGATGCCCGGCTTGCTGGTGGAGGTGGCGGTGGCGCCGGGCCAGCAGGTGCAGGCCGGCGAGAAGCTGGCGGTCATCGAGGCCATGAAGATGGAGAACGTGCTGTTCGCCGCGCGCGACGGCGTCGTCGGCACCATCTCGGCGGCCAAGGGCGATTCGCTGTCGGTCGACCAGATCATCCTGGAGTTTGCATGACGGGCGCCGACGACACCCGGACGGTGACGCTGCACCGATCGCCCGCGACGACAACTGCGGCGGTCGCGACGCCGATGCGCTGGACGGTCGAGGCAATCCAGGCGTTGCTAGACAAGTCCTTCATGGACCTGCTGTTCCAGGCGCAGACCGTTCACCGCGCGCACTGGCCGGAGGGCACCATTGAGTTGGCCACGCTGCTGTCGGTCAAGACCGGCGGCTGCCCGGAGAACTGCGGCTATTGCCCGCAATCGGCCGAGTTCGACACCGGCGTCAAGGCGGAGAAGCTCATGGCGGTCG harbors:
- a CDS encoding acyl-CoA carboxylase subunit beta; the protein is MKDILEQLEKRRAQARLGGGQKRIDAQHKKGKLTARERIELLLDDNTFEEWDMFVEHRSSDFGMADNKIPGDGVVTGYGMINGRLVFVFSQDFTVFGGALSEAHAEKICKVMDQAMKVGAPVIGLNDSGGARIQEGVASLGGYADVFQRNVLASGVVPQISMIMGPCAGGAVYSPAMTDFIFMVRDSSYMFVTGPEVVKTVTHEDVTAEELGGALTHTTKSGVADMAFDNDVEALMMLRRLYNYLPLNNREKPPVRPSGDPAERADASLDTLVPDNANKPYDMLELITKVVDDGDFFELQPDYAKNIVIGFARMEGQSVGIVANQPLVLAGCLDIRSSIKAARFVRFCDAFNIPVITFVDVPGFMPGTSQEYGGIIKHGAKLLYAYAECTVPKITVITRKAYGGAYDVMASKHLRGDVNLAWPRAEIAVMGAKGAVEIIFREDKHDPEKLAAREAEYKARFANPYVASTRGYIDDVILPSETRRRICRSLVMLRAKKLENPWRKHGNIPL
- a CDS encoding acetyl/propionyl/methylcrotonyl-CoA carboxylase subunit alpha, with product MFKKILIANRGEIACRVIKTARKMGIATVAVYSDADRDARHVELADEAVHIGASPSRESYLRADRIIEACRRTGAEAVHPGYGFLSENEAFAREVEEAGIVFIGPKHHSIAAMGDKIASKKLAKAANVNTIPGWNDAIETAERAVEIARDVGYPVMIKASAGGGGKGLRVAFDDKEAFEGFTACRNEARNSFGDDRVFIEKFVEEPRHIEIQVLGDSQGQVIYLNERECSIQRRHQKVIEEAPSPFISDATRRAMGEQAVALARAVNYQSAGTVEFVVGKDQGFYFLEMNTRLQVEHPVTECITGLDLVELMIRVAAGEPLPLTQAEVKRDGWAIECRINAEDPFRNFLPSTGRLVKFQPPRETMFAADTAHLHGVRVDTGVYDGGEIPMFYDSMIAKLIVHGRDRAHAIARMREALDAFVIRGVGSNIPFQAALLAHPKFVAGDFNTGFIAEHYGQGFRAEDVVHEDPDFLVALAAFMHRRYRARASGISGQLEGHGVKVGERFVVVTLGTGGENVHTPVSVTDFKGKTGSSAVQVGDRTYQIDSAALLGDPRVEGVVNDRPFFAQVERGAGRNPLALRVAHHGTRIDAVVLSPLGARLHALMPYKAPPDLSKFLMSPMPGLLVEVAVAPGQQVQAGEKLAVIEAMKMENVLFAARDGVVGTISAAKGDSLSVDQIILEFA